A region of Oceanispirochaeta sp. M1 DNA encodes the following proteins:
- a CDS encoding PASTA domain-containing protein, protein MISKIKSLIKPPVRDSFQGKTDLESRDEKNFFRMALGIILGTLLVLFFSFMITFFVSVRGAEQTLVPNVTGEYLIDGLINLQEKELYPRIQVRYTEDPLEKDHIISQDPKAGSVVRAGKRIKLTISKGAVVDKVGSYTGLNLSDVKTQLQTLFASYKPLMVIKEPVVFVFDDATAGTILEQEPIADTPLTGLTELIFVVSRGPVGKKYNIDDFTELRWMDAVNRLVRSNQPFVFTLSEDEPGNNSVVLKQVPASGKTVMAGTRINLTISTPKKLARDEGFGMIELTLPDYPVSVDLTVERTETAGRAETIMEMKHPGGRFSMPYREKIGTEITVKIYDEVVKKITVE, encoded by the coding sequence ATGATCTCGAAAATTAAAAGCTTAATCAAGCCACCTGTGCGTGATTCATTTCAAGGGAAAACAGATCTGGAAAGCAGGGATGAAAAGAATTTCTTCCGTATGGCTCTCGGGATTATCCTGGGAACTTTACTAGTCCTGTTTTTCTCATTTATGATTACATTCTTTGTTTCTGTACGGGGTGCAGAACAGACTCTTGTTCCCAATGTTACAGGTGAATATCTTATTGACGGTCTGATTAATCTGCAGGAGAAAGAACTCTATCCCCGTATTCAGGTTCGCTATACCGAAGACCCTCTTGAAAAAGATCATATCATTTCTCAGGACCCCAAGGCCGGCAGTGTTGTCCGCGCCGGTAAAAGGATTAAGTTGACCATAAGCAAGGGTGCTGTTGTCGACAAGGTTGGAAGTTATACTGGGCTGAATCTGTCCGATGTAAAGACTCAGCTGCAGACACTTTTTGCTTCCTATAAGCCTCTTATGGTTATTAAAGAACCTGTTGTGTTTGTCTTTGATGATGCTACGGCGGGAACCATTCTTGAGCAGGAGCCAATTGCAGATACACCCCTTACCGGTCTGACTGAACTTATATTTGTAGTAAGCCGTGGTCCCGTTGGAAAAAAATATAATATTGATGATTTTACAGAACTGAGATGGATGGATGCTGTGAACAGACTCGTTCGTTCAAATCAGCCCTTTGTTTTCACTCTGTCAGAAGATGAACCGGGGAATAATTCTGTAGTCCTCAAACAAGTGCCCGCCTCCGGTAAAACTGTTATGGCCGGTACCAGGATTAACCTGACAATTTCCACTCCTAAAAAGCTTGCCCGTGATGAGGGTTTCGGAATGATTGAACTGACCCTTCCCGATTATCCTGTTTCTGTTGATCTGACTGTTGAGCGTACCGAAACAGCCGGCAGGGCTGAAACTATAATGGAGATGAAACACCCGGGTGGTCGGTTCTCAATGCCATATAGAGAAAAAATCGGTACAGAAATAACCGTGAAAATATATGATGAGGTGGTTAAGAAAATTACTGTAGAGTAA
- a CDS encoding M15 family metallopeptidase, translated as MRNTIVILSILLLAFTGCSKKISEELPVEVESELETPRLLHPAFNLTEDDLSELCSGLPESVNRNIKERSEYFLQLILDVHPWNSDLTVLVNKEQSLNREGVPEDLVSLDEYKDQLLLSRSGHRLRAATLPSLLAMVEKAEQEDIDLIISSSYRSFEYQEGLYNRYVERDGQEAADRYSARPGKSQHQLGTAIDFGSIDDSFALTAAGKWVKENAWLYGFSMSYPEGMESYTGYVWESWHFRYIGENASKLEKEFFDGIQERMLRFINNKSNLLEAALI; from the coding sequence ATGCGAAATACCATTGTAATTCTAAGTATTCTACTCCTGGCTTTTACAGGATGCAGTAAAAAAATATCAGAGGAGCTTCCTGTGGAAGTTGAATCAGAGCTTGAAACACCCCGCCTCCTCCATCCTGCTTTCAATCTGACAGAAGATGATTTATCAGAACTTTGCTCAGGTCTGCCGGAATCAGTGAATAGAAATATTAAAGAGAGATCCGAATATTTTCTTCAGCTTATACTGGATGTTCATCCCTGGAATTCCGACCTGACAGTACTTGTAAATAAAGAGCAGAGTCTGAACAGAGAAGGTGTTCCCGAAGATCTGGTATCCCTTGACGAGTATAAGGATCAACTTCTTCTTTCGAGATCGGGACATCGACTCAGAGCTGCAACACTGCCTTCACTTCTTGCTATGGTTGAAAAAGCTGAACAGGAAGATATTGATCTGATAATCTCCTCCTCCTACCGTTCTTTCGAATATCAGGAAGGTCTGTATAATCGTTATGTAGAGAGAGACGGACAGGAAGCGGCAGACCGCTATTCGGCCCGGCCTGGAAAATCTCAGCATCAGTTGGGAACAGCAATAGACTTCGGCAGTATCGATGACTCCTTTGCCCTTACAGCAGCTGGAAAATGGGTGAAGGAGAATGCATGGCTTTACGGTTTCTCAATGAGTTATCCCGAAGGAATGGAATCCTACACAGGCTATGTATGGGAAAGCTGGCATTTCCGCTACATCGGTGAGAACGCCTCAAAACTGGAAAAAGAGTTCTTTGACGGAATACAGGAGAGAATGCTCCGCTTTATAAATAATAAAAGCAACCTGCTGGAGGCTGCTCTTATCTGA
- a CDS encoding M48 family metallopeptidase, protein MENFTLQIESARSLMKDGQYRKAFDLIVNQDVQSLPDLLGKIECLVDIGFVLRDEKILRYSLYLLEKHGSEVLEVADLAPRYFLNLGHQYANMVTLSSFGDEHYGFFKRVEQVKARSFYEKVLSYDSVSDEIAFEAYKGLGQMYQSSGRGLEALSEYQKALKLKPASREILHEKIRLMLEYSIPSLPNREEFLQEAWALMEKSISYREEEDDQEDVILKTRLLNCGIQRHILETPGEYPIRSVITNSEEEHFFTKFCVTNSLYLNLCTFCRKCDFTMGDTMALSSSSLTIMQGQKKRFVRLRDIYEQLQRKYTSGRYILSDTLNSGRHKEYLHRVFTEDDSIKTKDQSSDFFQLASAFQTAWSLWDLAAEFISVYWDLEPSSDIHTLFYKGKEIREEWYSRTSPSLHSIFDLYSDCLVGKDKSLSVTQNILHGGSSDWNKLNTADLKQYCILLFRQMNRVIQYLGIMHERNEYSSADWDFPRPLYNFVIIKEDINSK, encoded by the coding sequence GTGGAGAACTTTACCCTACAGATTGAATCAGCCCGTTCTCTGATGAAGGATGGGCAGTATAGAAAGGCCTTTGATCTCATAGTCAATCAGGATGTACAGAGCCTTCCCGACCTACTCGGGAAAATTGAATGTCTGGTTGATATCGGATTTGTTCTCAGGGACGAGAAGATTCTCCGTTACAGTCTCTATCTTCTTGAAAAGCACGGCAGTGAAGTTCTTGAAGTTGCCGACCTGGCTCCCAGGTATTTTCTTAATCTTGGTCATCAGTATGCCAATATGGTAACTCTCTCATCCTTCGGGGATGAGCATTACGGTTTTTTTAAAAGAGTGGAGCAGGTCAAGGCAAGATCATTTTATGAAAAAGTTCTCAGTTATGACAGTGTTTCCGATGAGATCGCCTTTGAAGCATACAAGGGTCTGGGACAGATGTACCAGAGTTCCGGAAGAGGTCTGGAAGCTCTGTCTGAATATCAGAAAGCCCTGAAACTCAAACCTGCAAGCCGAGAAATCCTGCATGAAAAAATTCGTCTGATGCTTGAGTATTCCATTCCTTCTCTCCCCAACAGGGAGGAGTTCTTACAGGAAGCCTGGGCTCTGATGGAAAAGAGCATCAGCTATAGAGAAGAAGAGGATGATCAGGAAGATGTCATTCTGAAAACCAGACTTCTCAACTGCGGTATTCAGCGGCATATCCTTGAGACTCCCGGAGAATACCCGATTCGTTCTGTTATTACTAATTCCGAGGAAGAACACTTTTTTACCAAGTTCTGTGTGACAAACAGTCTTTATCTGAATCTCTGCACCTTCTGCAGAAAATGTGATTTCACCATGGGAGACACCATGGCCCTCAGCAGTTCAAGTCTGACAATTATGCAGGGTCAGAAAAAAAGATTTGTCAGACTGCGGGATATTTATGAGCAGCTTCAGAGAAAATATACTTCCGGCCGCTATATTCTCAGTGATACACTGAACAGCGGTCGTCATAAGGAGTATCTTCACAGAGTTTTTACCGAAGATGATTCTATAAAGACTAAAGATCAAAGTAGCGATTTTTTTCAGCTTGCATCCGCATTTCAAACTGCCTGGTCTTTATGGGATCTTGCTGCAGAGTTCATCTCTGTATACTGGGATCTTGAACCATCATCGGATATTCATACTCTCTTTTATAAAGGAAAGGAAATCCGTGAAGAGTGGTATAGTAGAACAAGTCCTTCCCTTCATTCTATTTTCGATCTCTACAGTGATTGTCTTGTTGGAAAAGACAAATCCCTTTCAGTCACACAGAACATATTGCACGGAGGAAGTTCAGACTGGAATAAACTGAATACTGCGGATCTGAAACAGTACTGTATTCTATTATTCAGACAGATGAATCGAGTTATTCAATATCTGGGAATTATGCATGAGAGAAATGAATATTCCAGTGCCGACTGGGATTTTCCAAGACCTCTTTATAATTTTGTTATTATAAAAGAGGACATAAACAGTAAATAG